In the genome of Globicephala melas chromosome 3, mGloMel1.2, whole genome shotgun sequence, one region contains:
- the JADE2 gene encoding E3 ubiquitin-protein ligase Jade-2 isoform X3 has protein sequence MEEKRRKYSISSDNSDTTDSHATSASRCSKLPSSTKSGWPRQNEKKPSEVFRTDLITAMKIPDSYQLSPDDYYILADPWRQEWEKGVQVPAGAEAIPEPVVRILPPLEGPPTQVSPSGSDLGEGSQPDWPGGSRYDLDEIDAYWLELINSELREMERPELDELTLERVLEELETLCHQNMARAIETQEGLGIEYDEDVVCDVCRSPEGEDGNEMVFCDKCNVCVHQACYGILKVPTGSWLCRTCALGVQPKCLLCPKRGGALKPTRSGTKWVHVSCALWIPEVSIGCPEKMEPITKISHIPASRWALSCSLCKECTGTCIQCSMPSCVTAFHVTCAFDHSLEMRTILADNDEVKFKSFCQEHSDGGPRGETTSEPVEPSPASEDLEKVTLRKQRLQQLEEDFYELVEPAEVAERLDLAEVLVDFIYQYWKLKRKANANQPLLTPKTDEVDNLAQQEQDVLYRRLKLFTHLRQDLERVRNLCYMVTRRERTKHAICKLQEQIFHLQMKLIEQDLCRGLSTSFPIDGTFFNSWLAQSVQITAENMAMSEWSLNNGHREDPAPGLLSEELLQDEETLLSFMRDPSLRPGDPARKTRGRTRLPAKKKPPQDGPGSRTTPDKTPKKPWGQDAGSGKGGQGPPARKPPRRTPSHLPSSPTAEDCPVPAAPESPPPLAPETPDEAAPMAADPNVQVPGPAASPKPSGRPRPPRESRGTRRSPSARPDAGTGPPSAVAERPKPELLQQEPCKSPVNHSVDAKEYFDHNTAQPGPDNLSLGLFFKRSSLATKYRNMFIAHVREASASSWTRMLFCCWCWISDPQAGPAVSSPEL, from the exons ATGGAAGAGAAGAGGCGAAAATACTCCATCAGCAGCGACAACTCTGACACCACCGACA GTCACGCTACATCTGCATCAAGATGCTCCAAACTGCCCAGCAGCACCAAATCAGGCTGGCCCCGGCAGAACGAAAAGAAACCCTCAGAG GTTTTCCGGACAGACTTGATCACAGCCATGAAGATTCCAGACTCATACCAGCTCAGCCCGGATGACTACTATATCCTGGCAGACCCATGGCGACAGGAATGGGAGAAAGGTGTGCAGGTGCCTGCGGGGGCAGAGGCCATTCCAGAGCCCGTGGTGAG GATTCTTCCACCATTGGAAGGCCCCCCTACCCAGGTGTCCCCTAGCGGCTCCGACCTTGGTGAGGGCTCCCAGCCTGATTGGCCAGGGGGCAGCCGCTATGACCTGGACGAGATTGACGCCTACTGGCTGGAACTCATCAACTCGGAGCTCAGGGAGATGG AGAGGCCAGAGCTGGATGAACTGACGCTCGAGCGCGTACTGGAGGAGCTGGAGACTCTGTGCCACCAGAACATGGCGCGGGCCATCGAGACGCAGGAGGGGCTGGGCATCGAGTATGATGAGGATGTCGTCTGTGACGTGTGCCGCTCTCCCGAGGGTGAAGATGGCAACGAGATGGTCTTCTGCGACAAATGCAACGTCTGCGTGCACCAG GCATGCTACGGGATCCTCAAGGTGCCCACAGGCAGCTGGTTGTGCCGGACGTGTGCCCTGGGTGTCCAGCCGAAGTGCCTGCTCTGCCCCAAGCGAGGAGGAGCCTTGAAGCCCACTAGAAGTGGGACCAAGTGGGTGCACGTCAGCTGCGCTCTGTGGATTCCTGAG GTCAGCATCGGGTGCCCCGAGAAGATGGAGCCCATCACCAAGATCTCGCATATCCCAGCCAGCCGCTGGGCTCTGTCCTGCAGCCTCTGCAAGGAGTGCACGGGCACCTGCATCCAG TGTTCCATGCCTTCCTGCGTCACGGCATTCCACGTCACATGCGCCTTTGACCACAGCCTGGAAATGAGGACTATATTAGCAGACAACGACGAGGTCAAGTTCAAGTCGTTCTGCCAGGAGCACAGTGATGGGGGCCCACGGGGTGAAACCACGTCCGAACCCgtggagcccagcccagccagcgAGGACCTGGAGAAGGTGACCCTACGCAAGCAACGGCTGCAGCAGCTGGAGGAAGACTTCTATGAGCTGGTGGAGCCAGCCGAGGTGGCTGAGCGCCTGGACCTGGCTGAGGTGCTGGTCGACTTCATCTACCAGTACTGGAAGCTGAAGAGGAAAGCCAACGCCAACCAGCCACTGCTGACGCCCAAGACCGACGAGGTGGACAACCTGGCCCAGCAGGAGCAGGACGTCCTCTACCGCCGCCTGAAGCTCTTCACGCACCTGCGGCAGGACCTGGAGAGA GTTAGAAATCTGTGCTACATGGTGACAAGGCGCGAGAGAACGAAACACGCCATCTGCAAACTCCAGGAGCAGATATTCCACCTGCAGATGAAACTTATTGAACAGGATCTGTGTCGAG GCCTGTCCACTTCGTTCCCCATCGACGGCACCTTCTTCAACAGCTGGCTGGCGCAGTCGGTGCAGATCACGGCAGAGAACATGGCCATGAGCGAGTGGTCGTTAAACAACGGGCACCGCGAGGACCCTGCTCCGGGGCTGCTGTCGGAGGAGCTGCTGCAGGACGAGGAGACGCTGCTGAGCTTCATGCGGGACCCCTCACTGCGACCTGGCGACCCTGCCAGGAAGACCCGTGGCCGCACCCGCCTGCCTGCCAAGAAGAAGCCACCACAGGATGGGCCCGGTTCACGGACGACTCCAGACAAAACCCCCAAGAAGCCCTGGGGCCAGGATGCTGGCAGCGGCAAGGGGGGTCAGGGGCCACCTGCCAGGAAGCCACCACGGCGAACGCCTTCTCACCTGCCATCCAGTCCTACGGCCGAGGACTGTCCCGTCCCAGCAGCTCCCGAGAGCCCCCCACCGCTGGCCCCCGAGACCCCGGACGAGGCGGCCCCAATGGCTGCCGACCCGAATGTCCAAGTGCCTGGCCCTGCAGCGAGTCCCAAGCCCTCAGGCCGGCCTCGGCCGCCCCGCGAGAGCAGGGGAACCCGGAGGTCGCCAAGTGCCAGGCCTGATGCCGGGACAGGACCGCCTTCTGCTGTGGCCGAGAGGCCAAAG CCAGAACTTCTCCAACAAGAACCTTGCAAAAGTCCAGTGAATCATTCTGTGGATGCCAAAGAATATTTTGACCATAATACAGCACAGCCTGGACCTGACAACTTGTCACTTGGACTATTTTTTAAACGGAGCTCTTTAGCAACCAAGTATAGAAACATGTTCATCGCACACGTCCGGGAGGCGAGCGCAAGCTCTTGGACGAGGATGCTGTTCTGCTGCTGGTGTTGGATTTCAGATCCCCAGGCTGGGCCCGCTGTGAGCTCTCCTGAACTCTGA
- the JADE2 gene encoding E3 ubiquitin-protein ligase Jade-2 isoform X4, which yields MKIPDSYQLSPDDYYILADPWRQEWEKGVQVPAGAEAIPEPVVRILPPLEGPPTQVSPSGSDLGEGSQPDWPGGSRYDLDEIDAYWLELINSELREMERPELDELTLERVLEELETLCHQNMARAIETQEGLGIEYDEDVVCDVCRSPEGEDGNEMVFCDKCNVCVHQACYGILKVPTGSWLCRTCALGVQPKCLLCPKRGGALKPTRSGTKWVHVSCALWIPEVSIGCPEKMEPITKISHIPASRWALSCSLCKECTGTCIQCSMPSCVTAFHVTCAFDHSLEMRTILADNDEVKFKSFCQEHSDGGPRGETTSEPVEPSPASEDLEKVTLRKQRLQQLEEDFYELVEPAEVAERLDLAEVLVDFIYQYWKLKRKANANQPLLTPKTDEVDNLAQQEQDVLYRRLKLFTHLRQDLERVRNLCYMVTRRERTKHAICKLQEQIFHLQMKLIEQDLCRERSGRRAKGKKSDSKRKGREGPKGSPEKKEKVKAGSDSVLGQLGLSTSFPIDGTFFNSWLAQSVQITAENMAMSEWSLNNGHREDPAPGLLSEELLQDEETLLSFMRDPSLRPGDPARKTRGRTRLPAKKKPPQDGPGSRTTPDKTPKKPWGQDAGSGKGGQGPPARKPPRRTPSHLPSSPTAEDCPVPAAPESPPPLAPETPDEAAPMAADPNVQVPGPAASPKPSGRPRPPRESRGTRRSPSARPDAGTGPPSAVAERPKPELLQQEPCKSPVNHSVDAKEYFDHNTAQPGPDNLSLGLFFKRSSLATKYRNMFIAHVREASASSWTRMLFCCWCWISDPQAGPAVSSPEL from the exons ATGAAGATTCCAGACTCATACCAGCTCAGCCCGGATGACTACTATATCCTGGCAGACCCATGGCGACAGGAATGGGAGAAAGGTGTGCAGGTGCCTGCGGGGGCAGAGGCCATTCCAGAGCCCGTGGTGAG GATTCTTCCACCATTGGAAGGCCCCCCTACCCAGGTGTCCCCTAGCGGCTCCGACCTTGGTGAGGGCTCCCAGCCTGATTGGCCAGGGGGCAGCCGCTATGACCTGGACGAGATTGACGCCTACTGGCTGGAACTCATCAACTCGGAGCTCAGGGAGATGG AGAGGCCAGAGCTGGATGAACTGACGCTCGAGCGCGTACTGGAGGAGCTGGAGACTCTGTGCCACCAGAACATGGCGCGGGCCATCGAGACGCAGGAGGGGCTGGGCATCGAGTATGATGAGGATGTCGTCTGTGACGTGTGCCGCTCTCCCGAGGGTGAAGATGGCAACGAGATGGTCTTCTGCGACAAATGCAACGTCTGCGTGCACCAG GCATGCTACGGGATCCTCAAGGTGCCCACAGGCAGCTGGTTGTGCCGGACGTGTGCCCTGGGTGTCCAGCCGAAGTGCCTGCTCTGCCCCAAGCGAGGAGGAGCCTTGAAGCCCACTAGAAGTGGGACCAAGTGGGTGCACGTCAGCTGCGCTCTGTGGATTCCTGAG GTCAGCATCGGGTGCCCCGAGAAGATGGAGCCCATCACCAAGATCTCGCATATCCCAGCCAGCCGCTGGGCTCTGTCCTGCAGCCTCTGCAAGGAGTGCACGGGCACCTGCATCCAG TGTTCCATGCCTTCCTGCGTCACGGCATTCCACGTCACATGCGCCTTTGACCACAGCCTGGAAATGAGGACTATATTAGCAGACAACGACGAGGTCAAGTTCAAGTCGTTCTGCCAGGAGCACAGTGATGGGGGCCCACGGGGTGAAACCACGTCCGAACCCgtggagcccagcccagccagcgAGGACCTGGAGAAGGTGACCCTACGCAAGCAACGGCTGCAGCAGCTGGAGGAAGACTTCTATGAGCTGGTGGAGCCAGCCGAGGTGGCTGAGCGCCTGGACCTGGCTGAGGTGCTGGTCGACTTCATCTACCAGTACTGGAAGCTGAAGAGGAAAGCCAACGCCAACCAGCCACTGCTGACGCCCAAGACCGACGAGGTGGACAACCTGGCCCAGCAGGAGCAGGACGTCCTCTACCGCCGCCTGAAGCTCTTCACGCACCTGCGGCAGGACCTGGAGAGA GTTAGAAATCTGTGCTACATGGTGACAAGGCGCGAGAGAACGAAACACGCCATCTGCAAACTCCAGGAGCAGATATTCCACCTGCAGATGAAACTTATTGAACAGGATCTGTGTCGAG AGCGGTCTGGGAGGAGAGCAAAGGGCAAGAAGAGCGACTCGAAAAGGAAAGGCCGCGAGGGTCCGAAGGGCAGCCccgagaagaaagagaaagtgaaggCAGGGTCCGACTCAGTCCTGGGGCAGCTTG GCCTGTCCACTTCGTTCCCCATCGACGGCACCTTCTTCAACAGCTGGCTGGCGCAGTCGGTGCAGATCACGGCAGAGAACATGGCCATGAGCGAGTGGTCGTTAAACAACGGGCACCGCGAGGACCCTGCTCCGGGGCTGCTGTCGGAGGAGCTGCTGCAGGACGAGGAGACGCTGCTGAGCTTCATGCGGGACCCCTCACTGCGACCTGGCGACCCTGCCAGGAAGACCCGTGGCCGCACCCGCCTGCCTGCCAAGAAGAAGCCACCACAGGATGGGCCCGGTTCACGGACGACTCCAGACAAAACCCCCAAGAAGCCCTGGGGCCAGGATGCTGGCAGCGGCAAGGGGGGTCAGGGGCCACCTGCCAGGAAGCCACCACGGCGAACGCCTTCTCACCTGCCATCCAGTCCTACGGCCGAGGACTGTCCCGTCCCAGCAGCTCCCGAGAGCCCCCCACCGCTGGCCCCCGAGACCCCGGACGAGGCGGCCCCAATGGCTGCCGACCCGAATGTCCAAGTGCCTGGCCCTGCAGCGAGTCCCAAGCCCTCAGGCCGGCCTCGGCCGCCCCGCGAGAGCAGGGGAACCCGGAGGTCGCCAAGTGCCAGGCCTGATGCCGGGACAGGACCGCCTTCTGCTGTGGCCGAGAGGCCAAAG CCAGAACTTCTCCAACAAGAACCTTGCAAAAGTCCAGTGAATCATTCTGTGGATGCCAAAGAATATTTTGACCATAATACAGCACAGCCTGGACCTGACAACTTGTCACTTGGACTATTTTTTAAACGGAGCTCTTTAGCAACCAAGTATAGAAACATGTTCATCGCACACGTCCGGGAGGCGAGCGCAAGCTCTTGGACGAGGATGCTGTTCTGCTGCTGGTGTTGGATTTCAGATCCCCAGGCTGGGCCCGCTGTGAGCTCTCCTGAACTCTGA